In Aquimarina sp. TRL1, a single window of DNA contains:
- the dnaG gene encoding DNA primase, translating to MIHKTTVDAVFETARLEEVIGDFVQLKKAGSNFKGLSPFSDERTPSFMVSPVKQIWKDFSTGKGGNVVAFLMEHEHFTYPEAIKYLAKKYNIEVLETEQTDQQKQQSNERESMYLVSEYANTFFQDCLLNTEKGKAIGLTYFKERGFTIETIKKFGLGYSPDEWDAFTNEAIKNGYQLSYLEKTGLTIVKTDKKFDRFKGRVMFPIQSMSGRVLGFGGRILTNDKKAAKYLNSPESDIYHKSKVLYGIYHAKQAIAKEDNCYLVEGYTDVIQFHQTGVSNVVSSSGTALTSDQVRLINRLTKNITVLFDGDAAGIRASIRGIDLILEQGMNVKVCGFPEGEDPDSFAKQNTEEELKNYLNEKSQDFISFKASLLHRESENDPIKRAELIRDIVTSVSKIPDVIKQEIYVQECARIMGVSEDVLFDTLAQMNQTEEKGGKDKKTKNKRSMAVVPQEEPQQPKVDEQYQLECKIIEILLLYGQQVEEFEDWVLKENEEGDLEMEPEVYKAKVFEKIYLDLQDDEVEFANNSFRDIYALLIDRLNQDDDFKIESFINHVPQEIASEITAIMMNEERYALHRWEDQEIHVKKKEYSVAQYTRDIILNLRRFLISQKIDELSQEVKAQYDKDHRETIQDISDYLTLRKILFEKLNRVV from the coding sequence ATGATTCATAAAACCACAGTGGATGCTGTATTTGAAACAGCTAGATTAGAAGAAGTTATAGGTGATTTTGTGCAGCTTAAAAAAGCAGGGAGTAACTTTAAAGGCTTAAGCCCATTTAGTGATGAGCGTACTCCGTCTTTTATGGTTTCTCCTGTAAAACAGATCTGGAAAGATTTCTCTACGGGTAAAGGAGGGAATGTTGTAGCTTTCTTAATGGAACATGAGCATTTTACTTATCCCGAAGCAATTAAGTACCTGGCAAAAAAATATAACATTGAGGTACTGGAAACAGAACAGACAGATCAGCAAAAACAACAGTCGAATGAAAGAGAAAGTATGTATTTGGTTAGTGAATATGCTAATACGTTTTTTCAGGACTGTTTGTTGAATACCGAAAAAGGAAAAGCAATTGGGTTAACGTATTTTAAAGAAAGAGGGTTTACAATCGAAACGATTAAGAAGTTTGGATTAGGATACTCTCCTGATGAATGGGATGCTTTTACGAATGAAGCAATTAAAAACGGGTATCAATTGAGTTACCTGGAGAAAACAGGGCTTACGATTGTCAAAACTGATAAGAAGTTTGATCGGTTTAAAGGAAGGGTGATGTTTCCTATTCAGTCTATGTCAGGAAGAGTATTAGGATTTGGGGGAAGAATTCTGACCAATGATAAAAAAGCAGCAAAATACCTAAATTCTCCAGAAAGTGATATTTATCATAAGAGCAAAGTGTTGTATGGGATTTACCATGCAAAACAAGCAATTGCTAAAGAAGATAACTGTTATTTGGTAGAAGGGTATACGGATGTAATCCAGTTTCATCAAACGGGAGTGTCAAACGTGGTATCGTCTTCTGGTACTGCATTGACGAGTGATCAGGTGCGTTTGATTAATCGGCTGACAAAAAATATAACTGTGTTGTTTGATGGAGATGCAGCAGGGATTAGGGCATCAATCAGGGGGATTGATTTGATTCTCGAACAAGGGATGAATGTAAAAGTATGCGGGTTTCCCGAAGGAGAAGATCCGGACAGTTTTGCAAAACAGAATACCGAAGAGGAATTAAAGAATTATCTCAATGAAAAATCGCAGGACTTTATCAGTTTTAAAGCGTCTTTATTGCATCGGGAATCAGAAAATGATCCGATAAAAAGAGCAGAGTTGATAAGGGATATTGTAACGAGTGTATCTAAGATTCCGGATGTTATAAAGCAAGAAATCTATGTACAGGAATGTGCTAGAATTATGGGGGTTTCTGAGGATGTCCTGTTTGATACATTGGCTCAGATGAATCAAACGGAAGAAAAAGGAGGAAAGGATAAAAAAACTAAAAACAAAAGGTCGATGGCTGTGGTTCCGCAGGAAGAACCGCAACAGCCCAAAGTAGATGAGCAATATCAGTTAGAGTGTAAGATTATAGAAATACTGTTGCTTTATGGACAGCAAGTAGAAGAATTTGAAGATTGGGTGTTAAAAGAAAATGAAGAAGGAGATCTGGAGATGGAACCAGAAGTGTATAAAGCAAAAGTTTTTGAGAAAATATATCTGGACTTACAAGATGATGAGGTGGAGTTTGCAAATAACAGCTTTAGAGATATCTATGCGTTGTTGATAGATCGGTTGAATCAGGATGACGACTTTAAGATAGAAAGTTTTATTAATCATGTGCCTCAGGAAATAGCTTCAGAAATAACGGCTATAATGATGAATGAAGAACGCTACGCTTTACATCGTTGGGAAGATCAGGAAATTCATGTAAAAAAGAAAGAGTATTCAGTAGCTCAGTATACCCGGGATATTATTCTTAATTTGAGAAGGTTTTTGATCAGTCAGAAAATAGATGAGCTTTCACAAGAAGTGAAAGCCCAGTATGACAAAGATCATCGTGAAACAATTCAAGATATTTCCGATTATCTTACATTGCGAAAAATTCTTTTTGAAAAATTAAATCGCGTAGTTTGA
- the nadE gene encoding NAD(+) synthase, translating to MQTEKVIDHIVNWLKEYATNAKMEGFVVGISGGIDSAVTSSLCAKTGLKTLCVEMPIHQAKSQVDRAQEHISQLKERYSNVSDTRTDLTSVFEQFKNITPATEASATLDLALANTRARLRMTTLYYFAGLHRLLVAGTGNKVEDFGVGFFTKYGDGGVDLSPIADLLKSEVYTIAKELKVPDSIQNAAPTDGLFGDSRSDEDQIGASYDELEWAMKMKDSGKTANDFNGRELEVFTIFDRLNTVNQHKMNPIPVCKIPVNLI from the coding sequence ATGCAAACAGAAAAAGTAATCGATCACATTGTTAATTGGTTAAAAGAATATGCTACTAACGCTAAAATGGAAGGTTTTGTTGTTGGAATCAGCGGAGGAATAGACAGTGCCGTTACCTCTTCTCTATGCGCCAAAACAGGCTTAAAAACACTTTGTGTAGAGATGCCTATTCATCAGGCTAAAAGTCAGGTTGATCGTGCTCAGGAACACATCAGTCAATTAAAAGAAAGATACTCTAATGTATCTGATACTCGTACAGATCTAACTTCTGTATTCGAACAATTCAAAAATATCACTCCTGCGACAGAGGCATCTGCCACCCTTGATCTTGCTCTCGCCAACACCAGAGCCAGACTTAGAATGACTACACTGTATTACTTTGCCGGTTTACACAGATTACTTGTTGCAGGAACCGGTAATAAGGTAGAAGATTTTGGCGTTGGCTTCTTTACTAAATACGGAGACGGAGGAGTCGACCTGAGTCCAATAGCTGATTTACTAAAAAGTGAAGTATATACAATCGCAAAAGAGTTAAAAGTTCCTGACTCCATTCAAAATGCAGCTCCAACAGACGGATTATTTGGAGACAGCAGAAGCGATGAAGATCAAATCGGAGCAAGCTATGACGAGCTAGAGTGGGCTATGAAAATGAAAGATTCAGGAAAAACTGCCAATGATTTTAACGGCAGAGAATTAGAGGTTTTCACTATTTTTGATCGCTTAAATACCGTAAACCAACATAAAATGAATCCAATTCCGGTATGTAAAATACCCGTTAATCTAATATAG
- a CDS encoding RNA polymerase sigma factor, whose translation MRIVQFYKNETLLISKAAKGHKEAQYKLYKSYAAKMLSVCRYYIKDIHHAEEVMLSGFLKAFMNLNKFKSEGSFEGWIRRIMINESISYLRKEKTQLFTEEIIGGKEISWNNIETELEVEEIQSLIDSLPSGYRMVFILYAVEGYKHQEIAKMLDISESTSKSQLFKARKMLQRKMINQNIMNNGTV comes from the coding sequence TTGAGAATTGTTCAATTTTATAAAAACGAAACATTACTCATTAGCAAAGCTGCTAAAGGGCATAAAGAGGCACAGTATAAACTATACAAAAGTTATGCTGCCAAAATGCTTAGTGTGTGTAGGTATTATATCAAAGATATACACCATGCAGAAGAGGTGATGTTGTCAGGTTTTTTGAAGGCATTTATGAACTTGAATAAATTCAAGTCCGAAGGAAGCTTTGAAGGTTGGATTCGAAGAATTATGATTAATGAGTCTATTTCATACTTGAGAAAAGAGAAAACACAGCTTTTTACCGAAGAAATAATAGGAGGTAAAGAGATTTCCTGGAATAATATAGAAACAGAACTGGAGGTTGAAGAAATTCAATCGTTAATCGATAGTTTACCTTCAGGGTATAGGATGGTATTTATCCTATATGCTGTAGAGGGGTATAAACATCAGGAAATTGCCAAAATGTTGGATATTTCGGAAAGCACGTCAAAGTCACAGCTTTTCAAAGCGAGAAAGATGCTACAGAGAAAAATGATAAATCAAAACATAATGAATAATGGCACCGTCTAA
- a CDS encoding T9SS type A sorting domain-containing protein: MNAKNFFLVFFLFSGLVLFAQKGAVKANLVTSSSYMREIPALSSMDNIIAAKGFGHVAPPKRRGTNTVVPGKGFPKGGDPLLQSQKNASQVRTADEIASFDAHAGTVLNDATGAIGPNHYVYAFNSGFGILDRSGNVLVPEASLGTIFPGETLGDPVVMYDNFAERFIIMEFSNTPNGFLIAIGKGPDPVNDGWYTYRFNTGTFPDYEKLSIWSDGYYITANKDQNAPDSNNVVFVVERDQMLAGNTSAQMIGFPLPGAKTNGFYSPGGFNATGTSLPPVGVKHSIVYLQDDSWGGVSQDHLKVWTTTIDWTNPSSSTISQPQEITTTPFDSVFDGGSFQNLDEPGSGPDIDALQATMMFMTNYRRFGTHNSVVLNFVVDLDGNDSLAGIRWYELRQNNDNDPWTIYQEGTYTQPDGHSAFCGSIGMDALGNIGLAYTIVSTTKYTSLRYTGRLASDPLGTMTVAEKVSADGDSQNNRRDGRYGDYGQLTIDPLDDKTFWHISEYMKGPDNVRKSHVVAFRLAPAVVDNEPPTAPANLASENTTARETTLSWTASTDNIGVVGYDVYQDNTLIKTVTETSFTVAGLTPLTTYTFYVKAKDASNNQSEASNTIRVTTLDSTVGPGCKDGIAAPYSESFENTIGAWEQSQDDDIDWELDADGTPSRRTGPGKAANGTHYLYVEASVEGVGYPNKRAVITSPCFDLNDAASAVFSFEYHMYGSSDMGTLEVEASNDEGETWTSVWNRSGNQGNVWRKASIDLSAYIGSGLQLRFNRVTGGSWRADVAIDDVKLTAGDTGSSCASQDVTVTITFDNYPQETSWKITDGTGAEVASKTYSNANPDGSTVVENIRGLSEGTYTFTIEDSFGDGICCSQGEGSYTVASASGEIVSGGDFDRMESKDFCVKASKKARLETYALTDKESVDPGVFSLYPNPAKNVLKINVKGKTVDQIKIFSMYGMLVKEIEGTKEEIDVSDLSVGTYFVRFMAEDIEVTRRFVKE, translated from the coding sequence ATGAATGCAAAAAACTTTTTTCTTGTATTTTTTCTGTTCTCTGGTCTGGTACTATTTGCACAGAAAGGCGCTGTAAAAGCGAATTTAGTTACTTCATCCTCCTATATGAGGGAGATTCCAGCTCTGTCGTCAATGGATAATATCATTGCTGCAAAAGGCTTTGGACATGTTGCCCCTCCAAAAAGAAGAGGAACAAATACAGTGGTTCCCGGAAAAGGATTCCCGAAAGGTGGAGATCCTTTATTGCAAAGCCAAAAAAATGCTTCGCAAGTAAGAACTGCTGATGAAATAGCATCGTTTGATGCACATGCGGGAACAGTATTGAACGATGCCACAGGGGCAATTGGACCTAATCATTATGTGTATGCATTTAATTCCGGATTTGGGATTTTAGACAGGTCTGGTAATGTGTTAGTACCTGAAGCTTCTTTGGGAACTATTTTTCCAGGGGAAACCCTTGGAGACCCGGTAGTAATGTATGATAATTTTGCGGAACGCTTTATTATTATGGAGTTTAGTAATACGCCTAACGGTTTTTTAATTGCCATAGGAAAAGGACCGGATCCAGTTAATGATGGATGGTATACTTATCGTTTTAATACAGGGACATTTCCTGATTATGAAAAGCTTTCTATTTGGTCCGATGGATATTATATTACAGCAAACAAAGACCAAAATGCACCAGATTCCAACAACGTAGTATTTGTAGTAGAAAGAGATCAAATGTTAGCAGGAAATACATCGGCACAGATGATAGGATTTCCTTTGCCAGGAGCTAAAACAAACGGATTCTATAGTCCAGGAGGTTTTAATGCTACCGGAACATCCTTGCCACCAGTGGGAGTGAAACATTCCATTGTATACTTACAGGATGATAGTTGGGGAGGAGTGTCTCAAGATCATTTAAAAGTATGGACCACCACTATAGATTGGACCAACCCTTCTAGTTCAACAATTTCACAACCACAGGAAATCACAACTACTCCCTTTGACAGTGTATTTGATGGAGGTTCCTTTCAGAATTTAGATGAGCCAGGATCTGGACCTGATATAGATGCACTACAGGCTACGATGATGTTTATGACTAACTATAGAAGGTTTGGAACACATAACTCAGTTGTGCTTAATTTTGTAGTAGATTTAGATGGGAATGATAGTCTGGCAGGAATTCGCTGGTATGAATTGAGGCAAAACAATGATAATGATCCTTGGACAATATATCAGGAAGGAACCTATACGCAACCAGATGGGCATAGTGCCTTTTGTGGAAGTATTGGGATGGATGCTTTAGGAAATATTGGATTGGCGTATACGATTGTTAGTACTACAAAATATACATCATTGCGGTATACGGGAAGATTAGCATCAGACCCGTTAGGGACAATGACAGTTGCAGAGAAGGTATCAGCAGATGGAGATAGCCAGAATAATAGAAGAGACGGTCGTTATGGAGATTACGGGCAATTGACAATAGATCCACTGGATGATAAAACCTTTTGGCATATAAGTGAGTACATGAAAGGACCCGATAATGTTCGGAAAAGTCATGTGGTAGCTTTTAGATTAGCACCTGCCGTTGTAGATAATGAACCTCCGACTGCACCTGCGAACTTAGCATCGGAAAACACTACTGCTAGAGAAACAACACTGAGTTGGACAGCATCCACAGATAATATCGGAGTAGTAGGGTATGATGTATATCAGGATAACACATTGATAAAGACAGTTACGGAGACTTCTTTTACTGTTGCCGGTTTAACTCCTTTGACAACCTATACTTTTTATGTCAAAGCAAAAGATGCTTCAAACAACCAATCAGAAGCTAGTAATACGATTAGGGTGACTACCTTGGATAGTACAGTAGGACCAGGGTGTAAAGATGGTATAGCTGCACCGTATAGCGAAAGTTTCGAAAATACAATTGGTGCATGGGAGCAATCTCAAGATGATGATATCGATTGGGAATTAGATGCAGATGGAACTCCATCAAGAAGAACAGGACCTGGTAAAGCGGCTAATGGAACTCATTATCTTTATGTAGAGGCTTCAGTAGAAGGTGTCGGTTACCCTAATAAAAGAGCTGTAATTACCTCTCCTTGTTTTGATCTTAATGATGCTGCTTCAGCAGTATTCTCTTTTGAATATCATATGTATGGATCTTCAGATATGGGAACATTAGAAGTAGAAGCATCTAATGATGAAGGAGAAACATGGACGAGTGTTTGGAATCGATCCGGGAATCAAGGAAATGTGTGGAGAAAAGCTTCTATTGACCTGTCTGCCTATATAGGATCAGGGTTACAATTAAGATTTAATAGAGTAACCGGAGGAAGTTGGAGAGCTGATGTGGCGATTGATGATGTAAAATTAACGGCTGGAGATACCGGATCTTCTTGTGCATCACAAGATGTTACGGTGACGATAACTTTTGATAATTATCCGCAAGAAACTTCTTGGAAAATTACCGATGGGACAGGAGCTGAAGTAGCTTCTAAGACATATTCGAATGCTAACCCTGATGGTTCTACAGTGGTGGAAAACATTAGAGGATTGAGTGAAGGGACTTATACGTTTACGATAGAAGATTCTTTTGGAGATGGGATATGCTGTAGCCAGGGAGAAGGGTCGTATACAGTAGCAAGTGCTTCTGGAGAGATTGTATCAGGAGGCGATTTTGATAGAATGGAGAGTAAGGATTTTTGTGTGAAGGCAAGCAAAAAAGCTAGGTTAGAGACATATGCATTAACCGATAAGGAATCGGTTGATCCTGGAGTTTTTTCTTTATATCCAAATCCTGCAAAAAATGTATTGAAGATTAATGTGAAAGGAAAAACGGTTGATCAAATTAAGATATTTTCTATGTATGGAATGCTGGTGAAGGAAATTGAAGGAACTAAAGAAGAAATTGATGTGTCAGATCTGAGTGTAGGAACATATTTTGTGCGTTTTATGGCAGAAGATATAGAAGTGACCAGAAGATTTGTAAAAGAATGA
- a CDS encoding response regulator transcription factor — protein sequence MTTVLIADHHPITRKGISSLLRNAENFEIIGKVSNGNEMYDVLKSNTPDILIMELDLPQINGITALRTIKQEFTKIKVIIFSSHPEEMYALSAIKAGASAYLSKTVSTKTLRKAIDRVARGGIYLNDNLTQQLADGNTKESNMVVKYKKLSSREIEVLNLLSSGKRNKDIAATLSINEKTVSTYKTRLLKKLKVDNLADLIHQSRLLHIS from the coding sequence ATGACAACAGTACTAATAGCTGATCATCATCCAATCACAAGAAAAGGAATTTCTTCTTTACTACGAAATGCTGAAAACTTTGAAATTATAGGTAAGGTTAGTAATGGGAATGAAATGTATGATGTTCTTAAATCAAACACTCCTGATATTCTCATCATGGAGCTAGACCTTCCACAAATCAACGGAATTACCGCATTACGAACAATAAAGCAGGAATTCACTAAAATCAAGGTCATTATTTTTAGTTCCCATCCTGAGGAAATGTATGCATTGAGCGCCATTAAAGCAGGGGCTTCTGCGTATCTGTCTAAAACAGTATCTACCAAAACTCTAAGAAAGGCTATCGATAGAGTAGCTAGAGGAGGTATCTACCTAAACGACAACCTCACACAACAATTAGCAGATGGAAACACCAAAGAAAGTAATATGGTAGTAAAGTATAAGAAACTCTCCTCCCGAGAAATCGAAGTACTTAATTTACTCTCTTCCGGAAAAAGAAACAAAGATATAGCGGCTACCTTATCTATTAATGAAAAAACGGTAAGCACCTATAAAACAAGGTTACTTAAAAAATTAAAAGTTGATAATCTCGCGGATTTAATCCATCAATCGAGATTGTTACATATCAGCTAA
- a CDS encoding polyprenyl synthetase family protein, whose translation MKIVEQIKRPIIDEMELFEKKFSQSMSSKVALLNRITHYIVNRKGKQMRPMFVFLVAKMVAEGELNERTYRGASVIELIHTATLVHDDVVDDSNMRRGFFSINALWKNKIAVLVGDYLLSKGLLLSIDYGDFDLLKIISVAVREMSEGELLQIEKARNLDITEEVYYEIIRQKTATLIAACCSLGACSVAPDSDAVEKMRRFGELIGMTFQIKDDLFDYGDEAIGKPTGIDIKEQKMTLPLIYTLNHCSKEKRKWLINSVRNHNKNKKRVKEVIDFVKLSGGLEYATKIMHEFKEEALTILSSFPDSEYKDSLELMVTYVIDRKK comes from the coding sequence TTGAAAATAGTTGAGCAAATAAAGCGACCTATCATAGATGAAATGGAACTTTTTGAGAAAAAGTTTTCACAATCTATGTCTTCTAAAGTGGCCTTATTAAATAGGATAACGCATTATATTGTAAACCGAAAGGGGAAACAAATGCGTCCGATGTTTGTTTTTCTGGTAGCAAAAATGGTGGCAGAAGGAGAACTAAATGAAAGAACGTATAGAGGAGCTTCTGTAATAGAGCTTATTCATACAGCGACCTTAGTCCATGATGATGTTGTTGATGATTCTAATATGAGGCGAGGTTTCTTCTCTATAAATGCCTTGTGGAAAAATAAAATAGCTGTATTAGTTGGAGATTATCTGCTGTCCAAAGGATTGTTACTTTCTATAGATTACGGAGATTTTGATCTGCTTAAAATTATCTCTGTAGCAGTCAGAGAAATGAGTGAAGGAGAGCTGTTGCAGATAGAAAAGGCTAGAAATTTAGATATAACAGAAGAAGTCTATTACGAGATCATTCGTCAAAAAACAGCTACCCTAATTGCTGCTTGTTGTAGTTTAGGAGCATGCTCAGTAGCTCCTGATTCTGATGCTGTAGAGAAAATGAGAAGATTTGGAGAGTTAATAGGGATGACTTTTCAGATTAAAGATGATTTGTTTGATTATGGAGATGAAGCAATAGGAAAACCTACCGGAATAGATATCAAAGAGCAAAAAATGACACTCCCTCTGATTTATACCTTAAATCATTGCTCAAAAGAAAAGAGAAAATGGTTGATTAATTCCGTAAGGAACCACAATAAAAATAAAAAGAGAGTCAAAGAAGTGATTGACTTTGTTAAGCTTAGTGGAGGATTGGAATACGCTACTAAAATAATGCATGAATTTAAAGAGGAAGCCTTAACAATTCTTTCATCCTTCCCAGATTCAGAATACAAAGACTCTTTAGAGTTGATGGTCACCTATGTTATAGACCGAAAAAAATAA
- the gldB gene encoding gliding motility lipoprotein GldB — MCLLYVAMISCNKNKGVEEDIAKVDVTIEVERFDELFAAVTSENLNELKERFPFLFPERYENDVWLKKSVDTLQVEINTEVSKKFSDFSTVKNELHSFFQHVKFYFPEERIPRIVTVTSDVDYRNKVILHEGLLIISLDTYLGKDHFFYENISVYLKQGFVTEQIVPDVASMYAKKMIRLSKDRTFLSNMIYYGKEQYLKKLFLPVHSKASLLGYTEEQYAWSEANEEEIWKYFIDRQLLYSTDTSLLSRFLFPAPFSKFYLEEIDKEAPGKIGQFIGERIVSSYMENNDVSLHHLLMVDAETVFKKSKYKPVR, encoded by the coding sequence ATGTGTTTATTATACGTAGCGATGATTTCGTGTAATAAGAATAAGGGGGTAGAAGAGGATATTGCTAAAGTAGATGTAACGATAGAGGTAGAGCGGTTTGATGAGCTCTTTGCTGCAGTAACATCAGAAAACCTGAATGAACTGAAAGAGCGCTTTCCTTTTCTTTTTCCTGAGCGGTATGAAAATGACGTGTGGTTGAAGAAGTCAGTTGATACCTTGCAGGTCGAAATTAATACTGAGGTGTCAAAGAAATTTTCTGATTTTTCTACAGTAAAAAATGAGCTGCATTCTTTTTTTCAACATGTAAAATTTTATTTTCCAGAAGAGAGAATTCCGAGAATTGTCACTGTTACATCTGATGTAGATTACCGAAATAAAGTGATTTTGCATGAAGGATTGTTGATTATTTCTTTGGATACGTATTTGGGAAAAGATCACTTTTTTTATGAAAACATTTCGGTGTATTTAAAGCAAGGGTTTGTAACGGAGCAAATTGTACCAGATGTAGCCTCAATGTATGCTAAAAAAATGATAAGGTTAAGTAAAGACAGAACTTTCCTATCGAATATGATTTATTACGGAAAAGAACAGTATCTCAAAAAATTGTTTCTGCCGGTGCACTCCAAAGCTTCATTGCTCGGATATACAGAAGAACAATATGCGTGGTCAGAGGCTAATGAAGAAGAGATTTGGAAGTATTTTATAGATAGACAGTTGTTGTACAGTACAGATACTTCTTTGTTGTCAAGATTTTTGTTTCCAGCTCCTTTTTCTAAGTTTTATCTGGAGGAAATCGATAAGGAGGCCCCGGGAAAAATAGGGCAATTTATAGGGGAGAGAATTGTTTCTTCGTATATGGAAAATAACGACGTATCTTTGCATCATCTGTTGATGGTAGATGCCGAAACAGTTTTTAAAAAATCAAAATATAAACCAGTAAGATAA
- the rlmN gene encoding 23S rRNA (adenine(2503)-C(2))-methyltransferase RlmN — protein MKVKKKDIRSLTKDELRDFFKESGDKAFRGNQVYEWLWNKGAHDFDDMTNVSKNTRKMLAEHFVINHIHVDQMQRSSDGTIKNAVRLHDGLIVESVLIPTATRTTACVSSQVGCSLDCKFCATARLKRMRNLNPDEIYDQVVAIDKESRLYHNRPLSNIVFMGMGEPLMNYKNVLKSIEKITSEDGLGMSPKRITVSTSGVPKMIKKLADDEVRFGLAVSLHSAIDDVRTRIMPFNKMFPLSDLRESLEYWYQKTKSKVTYEYVVWKGINDRKEDIDALVKFCSYVPCKVNLIEYNPIDDGEFQQADSHAIDRYISSLETKGIVVNVRRSRGKDIDAACGQLANKS, from the coding sequence ATGAAGGTGAAAAAAAAGGATATTAGGTCATTAACGAAAGACGAATTACGAGATTTTTTTAAAGAAAGCGGAGATAAAGCTTTTAGAGGGAATCAGGTGTATGAGTGGCTTTGGAATAAAGGAGCACATGACTTTGATGATATGACGAATGTCTCTAAAAATACCCGAAAAATGCTGGCGGAGCACTTTGTTATTAATCATATCCATGTAGATCAGATGCAAAGAAGCTCGGATGGAACGATAAAAAATGCAGTGCGATTACATGATGGTTTAATAGTAGAATCCGTATTGATCCCTACAGCTACAAGAACGACAGCGTGTGTTTCTTCTCAGGTGGGATGTAGCCTGGATTGCAAATTTTGCGCTACAGCCAGGCTCAAAAGAATGAGAAACCTTAACCCTGATGAGATTTATGATCAGGTAGTGGCAATAGATAAAGAAAGCAGACTTTATCACAACCGTCCTTTGTCTAATATTGTTTTTATGGGAATGGGAGAGCCATTAATGAACTATAAGAATGTATTAAAATCTATAGAGAAGATAACCTCAGAAGATGGATTGGGAATGTCTCCTAAAAGAATTACAGTTTCTACTTCCGGAGTTCCTAAGATGATCAAAAAACTGGCAGATGATGAAGTGCGGTTTGGTTTGGCAGTTTCTCTGCACTCTGCCATCGATGATGTCAGAACCAGGATTATGCCATTTAATAAAATGTTTCCCCTGTCCGATCTTAGAGAGTCATTAGAGTATTGGTATCAGAAAACAAAAAGTAAGGTTACCTACGAATACGTAGTCTGGAAAGGGATCAATGATCGTAAAGAAGATATTGATGCCTTGGTGAAATTTTGCTCCTATGTTCCCTGCAAGGTGAATCTTATAGAATATAATCCAATCGATGACGGAGAGTTTCAACAGGCAGACTCACATGCAATAGATCGTTATATCAGCTCTTTGGAAACAAAAGGAATTGTTGTGAATGTTCGAAGAAGCAGAGGGAAAGATATCGATGCTGCATGCGGGCAATTAGCGAATAAATCATAG
- a CDS encoding chalcone isomerase family protein, translated as MKRIGFCFVLLISVFSFAQTRVGEVQFNNSDVFEEEELMLNGAGAKDKLYAIGLYLNFEVDGVDDGILVAEKNENMALTIKVLSSSLNSDKLKEVLRNGLERATDGNSYLLEDQIRKFFTYIPKEVNKHDILKITFKKDKGLTVYRNMESLGTLNNLDFKKAFFKIWLGENPTDEELKEDLLGSLQTNPVLGRWKVYDKRTGVATSIVQIYVIKNSVFGVIERMLRQSERDAVCYECKGDDKNKQVEGLVVLKRLRPKGENKYAGGKFTNIKNGEVSDCQIWVDEDEEDILNVRYKGSGGTHKWKRIKK; from the coding sequence ATGAAAAGAATAGGGTTTTGTTTCGTTTTATTAATTTCTGTTTTTTCATTTGCTCAGACAAGAGTAGGAGAAGTTCAATTTAATAATTCGGATGTTTTTGAAGAAGAAGAACTGATGCTTAATGGAGCAGGAGCAAAAGATAAATTATATGCGATAGGATTATATTTAAACTTCGAAGTTGATGGAGTTGATGATGGAATCTTGGTAGCTGAAAAAAATGAAAATATGGCATTGACCATAAAAGTATTATCTAGCTCATTAAACTCGGATAAACTAAAAGAAGTTTTAAGAAATGGATTAGAGAGAGCTACTGATGGGAATAGCTATCTTTTAGAAGATCAGATCAGAAAGTTTTTTACGTATATTCCCAAAGAAGTAAATAAACACGATATCCTAAAAATTACTTTCAAAAAGGATAAAGGACTTACCGTGTATCGCAATATGGAATCACTAGGGACATTAAATAACCTGGATTTCAAAAAAGCATTTTTCAAAATCTGGTTAGGAGAAAATCCTACTGATGAAGAATTAAAAGAAGACTTATTGGGGAGTTTGCAAACGAATCCTGTATTGGGAAGATGGAAAGTTTATGATAAAAGAACAGGAGTGGCTACTAGTATTGTACAAATTTACGTTATCAAAAACAGTGTTTTTGGAGTCATAGAAAGAATGCTAAGGCAATCCGAAAGAGATGCGGTATGTTATGAATGTAAAGGAGATGATAAGAATAAACAAGTCGAAGGATTGGTTGTTTTAAAAAGATTACGTCCCAAAGGAGAGAATAAATATGCAGGGGGTAAGTTTACCAATATAAAAAATGGAGAAGTGTCTGATTGTCAGATATGGGTAGATGAAGATGAAGAAGATATTCTTAATGTTCGTTATAAAGGAAGTGGTGGAACCCACAAATGGAAACGAATTAAAAAATAA